The Hemiscyllium ocellatum isolate sHemOce1 chromosome 22, sHemOce1.pat.X.cur, whole genome shotgun sequence genome includes a region encoding these proteins:
- the LOC132826458 gene encoding homeobox protein vex1-like produces MLEIPYSVEWLAQSSQKLDGPGQHVSLHQNLDRQSAGSKQALTLQQETGDGELCRADTAHSKDRRIPEKESESSIRSKNQWGKTPKGGLESPVSCGVSASLDRDSRTEGWADRRRLRTVFTGEQLRVLELSFQCQQYPGSEQRRNLAGELHLSETQVKTWFQNRRMKLKQQLQDARAEAFKSRLFLQYFSNPYVSIQSLYPMTDSSFVAHFTEFGPHHTQTSTPLRSLDHRPNVQQSSAKATPCRFHPYLRI; encoded by the exons atgctggagatccccTACTCTGTGGAGTGGCTTGCTCAGAGCAGTCAAAAACTGGATGGGCCTGGGCAACATGTCAGCCTGCACCAGAACCTGGACAGACAATCTGCCGGCAGCAAGCAAGCGCTCACTCTTCAACAAGAGACAGGGGACGGTGAGCTATGCAGGGCCGACACAGCGCACAGCAAAGACAGAAGGATTCCCgagaaagagagtgaaagctCAATAAGAAGCAAGAACCAATGGGGCAAAACTCCAAAGGGAGGTTTGGAATCCCCCG TGAGCTGTGGAGTTAGTGCCTCCCTGGACAGGGACTCCAGAACCGAGGGATGGGCTGACCGCCGGAGGCTTCGCACTGTCTTCACCGGGGAACAACTGCGCGTTCTCGAGTTGAGTTTCCAGTGTCAGCAGTACCCCGGATCCGAGCAGAGGCGGAATCTAGCTGGAGAGCTTCATTTATCCGAGACACAG GTCAAAACCTGGTTTCAAAATCGTCGAATGAAACTCAAACAGCAGCTTCAAGATGCTCGGGCAGAGGCATTTAAGTCCAGATTGTTTCTTCAGTATTTCTCCAATCCCTATGTCTCTATTCAAAGTTTGTATCCCATGACAGATTCCAGCTTTGTTGCTCATTTCACTGAATTTGGACCTCACCACACACAGACTTCTACCCCTTTACGTTCTCTTGACCATCGGCCAAACGTACAGCAGAGCAGTGCAAAAGCCACTCCTTGTCGATTCCACCCATATCTGCGTATCTAA